In Papaver somniferum cultivar HN1 chromosome 1, ASM357369v1, whole genome shotgun sequence, a genomic segment contains:
- the LOC113271700 gene encoding uncharacterized protein LOC113271700 — protein MRCHHHEEDGGNLNQEVLNELRDTRALINNSRRGGRVQLAEAIEEADKSPFTYEIMHTDIPEKCVLPTLANIFSGSESEVQHLKQYTLSLMQWGRNDAVLCRYFPASLTGEALSWFDGLPEKSISSLKDLKRIFLTTYINNLLRPGIETLLNLRRRPTESLRGLVTRWRTVCSELAGRVDERNFILAFVNALIPTDLLYTQIFIIRKSIPMNELREYQEEYIALEEKQRQVSEMTLAPAKEGNSRLLPRTVHAVEDELGRRKGEPAVPVPTKIVAVSSGDQEWIDQQRYKESKRRNHDPRSYNTGYQPRNNQGPRYGERRPNGPIFEDVKLPRLKTTVEKVWEAIVLTEEIPPPPNFGREPPPESRSHEFCKYHRLHGHQTGDCRNVRRIILRLIDQGKLAHFLEGYVPDRDRPRKATIKL, from the coding sequence ATGAGATGCCATCACCATGAGGAGGATGGAGGAAACTTGAACCAAGAAGTCCTGAACGAGTTGAGAGACACGAGGGCTTTAATTAATAACTCACGAAGAGGTGGAAGAGTACAGTTAGCAGAAGCAATAGAGGAAGCAGATAAATCGCCATTCACCTATGAGATCATGCATACGGACATCCCAGAGAAATGCGTATTACCAACGCTTGCGAACATATTCAGTGGATCGGAAAgtgaagtgcaacacttgaagcAATATACCCTTTCGTTAATGCAATGGGGCCGAAATGACGCAGTACTTTGTCGATATTTCCCCgcgagcttaacaggggaggcattATCCTGGTTCGATGGACTCCCGGAAAAGTCAATATCATCATTGAAAGATTTGAAGAGGATATTCTTGACGACGTACATCAACAACTTGTTGAGACCAGGGATAGAGACATTGTTGAACTTGAGGAGAAGGCCAACAGAAAGCTTGCGGGGGTTGGTCACGAGATGGAGAACAGTGTGCAGCGAGTTAGCCGGGAGAGTTGATGAACGAAATTTCATCTTAGCCTTCGTGAATGCTTTGATCCCAACGGACCTGCTGTACACACAGatattcattattcgaaaatCGATACCGATGAATGAGCTGAGGGAGTACCAGGAGGAATACATAGCGTTGGAGGAAAAGCAGAGGCAGGTCAGCGAAATGACGTTGGCCCCAGCGAAAGAAGGGAATTCTAGGCTATTACCAAGGACGGTGCACGCAGTAGAGGACGAACTCGGGCGACGAAAGGGAGAGCCAGCAGTTCCCGTCCCAACAAAGATTGTGGCCGTCTCGAGTGGAGATCAGGAGTGGATTGATCAACAAAGGTATAAGGAGTCAAAACGAAGAAATCATGATCCACGAAGCTACAATACGGGATACCAACCTAGGAATAATCAGGGACCCAGATACGGGGAAAGGAGGCCCAATGGACCAATCTTTGAAGATGTGAAACTCCCACGACTTAAAACAACTGTGGAAAAAGTGTGGGAGGCAATAGTGCTGACGGAGGAAATCCCGCCCCCACCAAATTTCGGAAGAGAGCCCCCACCAGAGTctcgaagtcatgaattttgtaagTATCATCGCTTACATGGACACCAAACAGGTGATTGCAGGAACGTTCGGCGAATTATACTTCGCTTGATAGACCAAGGGAAACTCGCGCATTTCCTAGAGGGTTATGTGCCAGATCGAGATAGACCGAGGAAAGCAACAATTAAACTGTAA